The Kocuria sp. TGY1127_2 genome includes a window with the following:
- the sufU gene encoding Fe-S cluster assembly sulfur transfer protein SufU, protein MSDLDQLYQQIILDHSRKRSGEGLPASQTKHSAENHQYNPTCGDEIKVRISLDERGRRIDALSWEGDGCSISMAAASVLSEMAPGMTTDEFYRMVDEFREMLRSRGSVEPDEETLGDAAAFAGVSKFVARVKCAMLSWVAAEEAAKEAVVSEA, encoded by the coding sequence ATGAGCGACCTCGACCAGCTGTATCAGCAGATCATCCTGGATCATTCCCGCAAGCGCTCGGGGGAAGGACTGCCGGCTTCGCAGACGAAACACTCTGCCGAGAACCACCAGTACAATCCGACGTGCGGCGACGAAATCAAGGTGCGCATTTCGCTCGACGAACGCGGTCGTCGAATCGACGCTCTGTCCTGGGAAGGAGACGGGTGTTCCATTTCGATGGCCGCCGCATCCGTCCTGTCCGAGATGGCCCCCGGTATGACCACCGATGAGTTCTACAGAATGGTCGACGAATTTCGCGAGATGCTCCGTTCGCGCGGCAGCGTCGAACCGGACGAAGAAACCCTGGGCGACGCCGCTGCGTTCGCGGGGGTCTCCAAATTCGTAGCCCGCGTCAAGTGCGCAATGCTTTCATGGGTAGCGGCCGAAGAAGCCGCAAAAGAAGCGGTTGTCTCCGAGGCCTGA
- the deoC gene encoding deoxyribose-phosphate aldolase, with product MTETNNIPENLAGMIDHTILAPNARTADVLRLCQEARDHGFASVCVNPVWAKVVAQELEGSAAVACAVVGFPLGATSTDTKVFEAATALADGAREIDMVINIAAALESDEEALTADIKAVADAVHEREGLLKVIIETCLLDDSQKVLACKAAVAAGADFVKTSTGFSTGGATAEDVKLMRKTVGPDIGVKASGGIRTREDALAMIGAGANRIGASKGIEIIGAG from the coding sequence ATGACCGAAACCAATAACATTCCCGAGAATCTTGCGGGCATGATCGACCACACCATTCTGGCGCCGAATGCTCGCACGGCGGACGTGTTGCGTCTGTGCCAGGAAGCTCGCGATCATGGTTTCGCGTCCGTATGCGTGAACCCGGTATGGGCCAAGGTGGTCGCGCAGGAGCTTGAAGGCAGCGCGGCTGTTGCCTGCGCGGTCGTCGGTTTCCCTCTTGGTGCAACCAGCACTGACACCAAGGTTTTCGAGGCCGCCACCGCTTTGGCGGACGGGGCACGCGAGATCGACATGGTGATTAATATCGCGGCTGCCCTGGAGTCGGACGAGGAAGCACTGACAGCGGATATCAAGGCCGTGGCGGACGCCGTGCACGAACGCGAGGGGTTGCTCAAAGTCATTATCGAGACCTGCCTTCTCGACGACTCCCAGAAAGTCCTCGCCTGCAAGGCGGCCGTGGCCGCAGGGGCGGACTTCGTCAAAACGTCCACGGGTTTTTCGACCGGTGGAGCCACTGCTGAGGACGTCAAGCTCATGAGGAAGACCGTCGGCCCGGACATCGGAGTCAAGGCGTCCGGAGGTATCCGAACCCGGGAGGACGCGCTGGCCATGATTGGGGCCGGCGCAAACCGGATAGGGGCGTCGAAGGGCATCGAAATCATCGGGGCGGGCTAA
- the pth gene encoding aminoacyl-tRNA hydrolase, with amino-acid sequence MAETWLVVGLGNPGPQYANTRHNVGQMVVDTLARSMGATFKRHKASAVVVEGRLGIGGPRVVLAKSTGYMNTSGGPTSALAKFYDVDPDHVIAVHDEIDIPFDTIKLKKGGGEGGHNGLRDITKALGTKDYVRVRVGVGRPPGRMDTADYVLKHFASSETKQLPLLLEDSADAVEMVMTQGLAEAQQKFHAR; translated from the coding sequence GTGGCTGAAACTTGGTTGGTCGTGGGACTCGGAAATCCCGGTCCCCAATACGCCAACACGCGTCACAATGTCGGTCAAATGGTCGTGGACACCCTCGCTCGAAGCATGGGAGCGACTTTCAAGAGACACAAAGCATCCGCCGTGGTGGTCGAAGGACGTTTGGGAATCGGCGGACCGCGTGTGGTGCTGGCCAAGTCCACGGGCTACATGAATACCTCCGGTGGCCCGACCTCTGCGCTCGCGAAATTCTACGACGTCGATCCGGATCACGTGATCGCCGTGCATGATGAGATCGATATTCCGTTCGACACCATCAAATTGAAAAAGGGCGGGGGAGAAGGCGGCCACAACGGGCTGCGCGACATCACCAAGGCGTTGGGGACCAAGGATTATGTGCGGGTGAGGGTCGGCGTCGGCCGGCCACCCGGACGCATGGACACGGCCGACTATGTTTTGAAGCATTTCGCCTCCTCCGAGACCAAGCAACTCCCGCTGCTCCTGGAAGATTCGGCGGATGCCGTCGAAATGGTCATGACGCAGGGGCTTGCCGAAGCGCAACAGAAATTCCATGCACGTTAA
- the nhaA gene encoding Na+/H+ antiporter NhaA, translated as MTTTLAQEGYHQSKFGMKLREGNTGGLLMIAAMVLGLLFANTALSDGYFGLRDAHLGIAGVDSAFHTVGEWASEGLLAVFFFMTGLELKSEFVDGELRRIKKAVVPVVAAFGGVAMPAIIYAVINLVWGDAATLRGWATPTATDIAFAVSVLAVVGSALPTAMRTFLLTLAVVDDLIAIVIIAFVYSEGVNFLFLALAVLPAVLFWILTHKWPRFFAHSAWGAWVILLPIGVLTWILIYSAGIHATIAGVVLGFMVPVLRRSKPRAGEAPVGLAPRLSHRFAPLSNGIAIPVFAFFASGVAVGGWSGIVDAFSDPVAIGVVVGLVLGKTIGIFGSTWILTHISRAEIDEDMKWVDVFGLAMMGGIGFTVALLVAELSFGLGTIHDDHAKVGVLTGSLLSAILGGILLGIRNTHYKRLRAQGIPVDTYDGDEPDAAEATEALAQDDPDSTDSRPRS; from the coding sequence ATGACGACGACACTCGCGCAAGAGGGCTATCACCAGAGCAAATTCGGTATGAAACTGCGTGAGGGCAACACTGGTGGCCTTCTAATGATCGCCGCGATGGTTCTCGGCTTGCTCTTCGCCAATACGGCACTGTCCGACGGATATTTCGGTCTCCGCGACGCGCACCTCGGCATTGCCGGTGTCGACAGCGCCTTTCACACGGTCGGCGAGTGGGCTTCCGAAGGCCTCCTGGCCGTGTTCTTCTTCATGACCGGACTCGAGCTCAAGTCCGAATTCGTCGATGGTGAGCTCCGACGCATCAAGAAGGCCGTCGTGCCCGTGGTCGCTGCGTTCGGCGGCGTGGCCATGCCGGCGATCATTTATGCCGTGATCAACCTGGTCTGGGGAGACGCTGCGACCTTGCGCGGATGGGCCACCCCCACGGCCACCGACATCGCTTTCGCCGTATCGGTGCTCGCCGTGGTCGGCTCCGCACTTCCGACGGCGATGCGAACCTTCCTGCTGACACTTGCTGTCGTCGACGACCTGATCGCGATCGTGATCATCGCATTCGTCTACTCGGAAGGCGTCAATTTCCTCTTCTTGGCCCTGGCTGTCCTCCCCGCCGTACTTTTCTGGATTCTGACCCACAAGTGGCCCCGGTTCTTTGCCCACAGCGCTTGGGGCGCCTGGGTCATCCTGTTACCCATCGGTGTCCTGACCTGGATCCTCATTTACTCGGCGGGTATTCACGCTACGATCGCTGGTGTCGTGCTGGGCTTCATGGTTCCCGTTCTGCGTCGCTCCAAACCTCGTGCGGGAGAAGCCCCGGTCGGTCTGGCACCGCGTCTTTCGCACCGTTTCGCGCCGCTGTCCAATGGCATCGCGATACCTGTTTTCGCTTTCTTCGCTTCCGGTGTAGCCGTGGGCGGCTGGTCCGGAATCGTCGACGCCTTCTCGGATCCGGTGGCCATCGGCGTCGTCGTCGGTCTCGTTCTGGGCAAGACCATCGGAATCTTCGGGTCGACATGGATTCTGACGCATATTTCAAGGGCCGAGATCGACGAGGACATGAAATGGGTGGATGTCTTCGGTCTCGCGATGATGGGCGGTATCGGTTTCACCGTTGCGTTGCTCGTCGCCGAACTGAGCTTCGGCCTGGGAACCATCCATGACGACCATGCCAAGGTCGGTGTGCTGACCGGTTCGCTTCTCTCCGCAATTCTTGGCGGCATTCTGTTGGGAATTCGCAATACCCACTACAAGCGGCTTCGCGCACAAGGAATCCCGGTGGACACGTATGATGGCGACGAGCCGGATGCGGCCGAGGCAACGGAGGCCCTGGCCCAGGACGATCCCGACTCGACGGATTCGCGACCTCGCTCGTGA
- a CDS encoding DUF1772 domain-containing protein encodes MTHGEESAFREGAADYAQNSEAYPSNQKVRSHSGEGHTVSNLLTFIFCMILLIASFYCFGLWISDSKAWLPFAIAIVLYGLTFMVPLNILRGKTAKDSPGGKELTQL; translated from the coding sequence ATGACCCACGGAGAAGAATCGGCGTTCAGGGAAGGGGCAGCCGACTACGCGCAGAATTCGGAGGCGTACCCGTCAAACCAGAAGGTCCGGAGCCATTCCGGAGAAGGCCATACGGTCAGCAACCTATTGACCTTCATCTTCTGCATGATCCTACTGATCGCGTCCTTCTATTGCTTCGGCCTGTGGATCTCCGATTCCAAGGCATGGTTGCCTTTCGCGATCGCGATCGTCCTGTACGGATTGACCTTCATGGTGCCCCTCAACATCCTTCGGGGCAAAACCGCCAAGGATTCCCCCGGGGGCAAAGAGTTGACTCAGCTCTAG
- a CDS encoding phospho-sugar mutase, whose protein sequence is MTTTTELIDEAIRWVEADPDPQTQRELLDLVSRAETAEGEAELRERFSGTLQFGTAGLRAALGAGPMRMNRAVVAQAAYGVATYLKERAAKENWSSTPRAIIGFDARTKSDAFARDTAGIFTAAGLDAFLMPLPLPTPVLAWATRLLKADVGVMVTASHNPASDNGYKVYLGGQAVGEDARGAQIVPPTDSEIAAKIAQAPTVDRIERAGSGWTMLPERIARDYEHEVTSLIPGMAPASRSLSVVLTPMHGVGGEVMSFVLSRAGFNRLHVVPEQALPDPKFPTVMFPNPEEPGAMDLALQLARDRGADLVIANDPDADRVAFAVPDAETEGGWRILRGDEVGAIIGRIMLERLPASSGTRRYFANSIVSSRLLGEMAKAHGIEHRETLTGFKWIARVQGLVYGYEEALGYCVAPDLVKDKDGISAALVVADYAAKLKDAGKSLLDVLDEIAVQHGVYSTDQLSVRVEDLTRIRAMMERLRQGQPKELGGSPVVKVRDLAQGSKSLPPTEGILYLTEDGGRVIVRPSGTEPKLKCYLEAVVPVEGRESLPEARAVAKQRLSELRKDTARALGVDTES, encoded by the coding sequence ATGACAACGACGACCGAACTGATCGACGAAGCCATCCGGTGGGTCGAGGCTGATCCCGATCCTCAGACTCAGCGCGAGCTCCTGGACTTGGTCAGCCGTGCCGAGACCGCAGAAGGGGAAGCGGAACTGCGCGAGCGTTTCTCCGGGACGCTCCAATTCGGTACTGCTGGGCTGCGTGCCGCACTAGGTGCTGGACCCATGCGTATGAACCGTGCCGTGGTGGCCCAGGCGGCGTACGGCGTCGCGACCTATCTGAAGGAACGGGCAGCCAAGGAGAATTGGAGCTCGACCCCGAGAGCGATCATCGGCTTCGATGCTCGCACCAAGTCGGATGCCTTTGCACGCGATACGGCCGGAATTTTCACGGCGGCTGGCCTCGACGCATTCCTCATGCCGCTTCCTTTGCCCACCCCAGTGTTGGCGTGGGCCACGCGTCTGTTGAAGGCCGACGTCGGGGTTATGGTCACGGCATCGCACAATCCTGCCTCGGATAACGGGTACAAAGTGTATTTGGGCGGGCAAGCGGTTGGTGAAGATGCTCGTGGGGCTCAGATCGTTCCACCGACGGATTCCGAAATCGCGGCGAAAATCGCTCAGGCCCCCACGGTCGATCGCATCGAGCGAGCCGGTTCTGGGTGGACCATGCTTCCGGAACGCATTGCGCGCGACTACGAGCATGAAGTGACTTCACTGATTCCTGGAATGGCCCCCGCGAGCCGCTCCTTGAGCGTGGTCCTGACGCCGATGCACGGCGTGGGCGGCGAGGTGATGTCTTTCGTGTTGTCCCGTGCCGGATTCAATCGTTTGCACGTGGTACCGGAACAGGCTTTGCCCGACCCCAAGTTCCCGACGGTCATGTTCCCGAACCCCGAAGAGCCTGGGGCGATGGATCTGGCCCTGCAATTGGCCAGGGATCGGGGTGCGGACCTCGTTATCGCTAATGATCCGGATGCGGACCGAGTTGCTTTCGCTGTGCCGGATGCGGAAACGGAGGGCGGCTGGCGCATCCTCCGCGGCGACGAAGTAGGTGCGATCATTGGACGAATCATGCTCGAGCGTCTACCGGCTTCGAGTGGGACACGTCGTTATTTCGCCAATTCGATTGTCTCCTCCCGCTTGCTCGGGGAAATGGCCAAGGCGCACGGGATTGAGCATCGGGAAACCCTGACGGGCTTCAAATGGATCGCAAGGGTGCAGGGCCTGGTCTACGGCTACGAAGAGGCGTTGGGATATTGTGTGGCACCTGACTTGGTCAAGGACAAAGACGGCATATCGGCCGCCCTCGTCGTTGCGGATTACGCGGCGAAGCTCAAGGACGCCGGGAAGTCGCTCTTGGACGTGCTCGACGAGATTGCCGTCCAACACGGCGTTTATTCGACCGATCAGCTCTCGGTTCGAGTGGAGGATCTGACTCGCATCCGGGCAATGATGGAGCGTCTGCGCCAGGGGCAGCCGAAGGAGCTCGGAGGCTCGCCCGTGGTCAAGGTACGAGACCTTGCGCAAGGTTCCAAAAGTCTCCCTCCGACTGAAGGCATCTTGTACCTCACCGAAGACGGTGGGCGTGTCATCGTTCGCCCTTCAGGCACGGAGCCCAAGCTCAAGTGCTACCTCGAGGCCGTGGTTCCGGTTGAAGGGCGGGAGAGTCTTCCAGAAGCTCGTGCGGTGGCCAAGCAGCGTTTGTCGGAGCTCCGCAAAGATACCGCGCGGGCCCTTGGCGTGGATACGGAGTCGTAG
- a CDS encoding DUF2505 domain-containing protein, whose product MAMKESHTINASIDRVIEAFSSEDFARHVAQKAGVEFQSLSVDGETSGPFTVTTVRGVGADKVPSVAQKFVSNGVKLTQVDEYSAPREDGSRTVETKIDVAGLPVSATAHQDLKSQGEQTVVEVEGDVKANIPLVGKKISAAAEPYIGKALSLQSTTAEAWIKNHS is encoded by the coding sequence ATGGCTATGAAGGAATCACACACCATCAACGCTTCGATCGACCGTGTCATCGAAGCCTTCAGCTCGGAAGACTTTGCGCGACACGTAGCGCAGAAGGCCGGAGTCGAGTTCCAGAGCCTTTCCGTTGACGGGGAGACCTCGGGCCCGTTCACCGTGACCACCGTGCGCGGCGTCGGCGCGGACAAAGTTCCCAGCGTCGCTCAGAAGTTCGTGAGCAACGGCGTCAAGTTGACTCAGGTGGATGAATACAGCGCCCCTCGAGAGGACGGCTCGCGCACGGTCGAGACCAAGATCGACGTCGCAGGCCTCCCGGTCTCTGCGACGGCTCACCAGGATCTGAAGTCCCAGGGCGAACAGACCGTTGTCGAGGTCGAGGGCGATGTCAAAGCAAATATCCCGTTGGTCGGCAAGAAAATTTCCGCCGCCGCCGAACCGTACATCGGCAAGGCGCTTTCCTTGCAGAGCACGACCGCCGAAGCCTGGATCAAGAACCACAGCTAG
- a CDS encoding SufS family cysteine desulfurase, translated as MSNSTHRNSPAATGPLDDAKVERLIRDFPILSHEVDGNHLVYLDTGATSQNPVQVLDAERDYYEQQNSAVHRGAHSLAVSATDAFEESRRVVAQFVGADENELVWTSNATEALNLVAYSFSNASAGLGKPESERFALGPGDEIVTTEIEHHANLIPWQQLAARTGATLRYIPLNDQGLLDEEAAESIVGPKTRVLVFTHVSNVLGSITDVPRLVALAKKHDAVTVLDACQSVPHMPVDFVELGVDFAAFSGHKMLGPTGIGALYGRHELLKAMPPFLTGGSMITKVTMDAAQFMEPPMRFEAGTQRVSQTVALAEAVRYLDAIGMENVHAWEAQLGRRLAQGVSEIDGVRLLGPAPGRERAGLVSVHVEGVHPHDVGQLLDTRSIAVRVGHHCAQPLHRRLGINASTRASAYIYNTTDDVDRFLEGLSGVRGFFGL; from the coding sequence ATGAGTAATTCGACCCATCGGAATTCTCCTGCAGCCACAGGTCCACTCGATGATGCCAAAGTCGAGCGATTGATCCGAGACTTTCCCATTCTCTCCCACGAAGTGGACGGGAACCACCTGGTTTACCTCGACACGGGGGCGACGAGCCAGAATCCGGTTCAGGTGCTTGATGCGGAGCGGGACTACTACGAGCAGCAGAACTCGGCCGTGCACCGTGGGGCCCACAGCCTCGCCGTCAGCGCGACCGATGCTTTCGAGGAATCGCGACGCGTCGTCGCCCAATTCGTTGGTGCGGACGAGAACGAATTGGTATGGACCTCCAACGCGACCGAGGCGCTCAACCTCGTCGCCTACTCTTTCTCCAACGCCTCGGCTGGGCTGGGAAAGCCTGAGTCGGAGCGCTTTGCGCTGGGGCCTGGGGACGAGATCGTGACGACCGAGATCGAACATCACGCGAACCTCATTCCTTGGCAGCAACTGGCCGCCCGGACCGGTGCAACGCTGCGCTATATCCCGCTCAACGACCAGGGGCTGCTCGACGAAGAAGCCGCGGAAAGCATCGTCGGGCCCAAAACGCGGGTCCTTGTTTTCACTCACGTGTCCAATGTGTTGGGGTCTATCACGGATGTGCCACGGTTAGTCGCCCTGGCAAAGAAGCACGACGCGGTGACCGTTCTGGACGCTTGTCAGTCGGTTCCTCACATGCCCGTTGACTTTGTGGAATTGGGCGTCGATTTTGCGGCCTTCTCGGGTCACAAGATGCTGGGACCAACCGGCATCGGGGCGCTCTACGGGCGCCACGAACTCCTCAAAGCCATGCCGCCGTTCCTCACCGGTGGTTCCATGATCACCAAGGTCACCATGGACGCGGCACAGTTCATGGAACCACCCATGCGTTTCGAAGCCGGAACGCAACGTGTATCCCAAACGGTCGCTCTCGCTGAGGCGGTGCGATATCTCGATGCGATCGGGATGGAGAACGTTCACGCGTGGGAAGCTCAGCTCGGCCGTCGCCTCGCCCAAGGGGTCTCCGAGATCGATGGCGTTCGCCTGCTCGGTCCTGCGCCTGGACGCGAAAGAGCGGGGTTGGTTTCGGTCCACGTCGAGGGAGTTCACCCGCACGACGTCGGGCAGTTGCTGGATACCCGGTCAATAGCGGTACGGGTGGGTCACCATTGCGCCCAACCGCTGCATCGTCGCCTCGGCATCAACGCCTCTACCCGGGCCAGCGCGTACATCTACAACACCACCGATGACGTGGACCGTTTCCTCGAGGGATTGAGCGGCGTCCGCGGATTCTTCGGTCTCTGA
- the mfd gene encoding transcription-repair coupling factor translates to MSLIGLRKALDKEPTFANVLAQASRASAERSSETVIGAAEGLRAPLVAQITDGLGVAAEQGLIGETDQHAPVVLAITATDREAEDLEGVLGSYLDQGSVTRFPAWETLPHERLSPRSDTVGQRLAVLRRISEVQDEVRVVIAPIRSVLQPISASLESMKPVRLGVGEEHDFEETVEALAAAAYSRVDLVTKRGEFAVRGGILDVFSPIEDHPVRIDFFGDEIDQMKWFAIADQRTFTPKDGEDPKELIAPPCREILITPNVMSRAATLKNTLPGAESMLERIAGGIYVEGMESLAPLLVDEMTTLIASLPKDSMTVLLEPEKVRARAADLVATNEEFLLAAWEQASNGQQAPIDINETGLAQASFTSVSDARSEALDLGHGWWSITSLGVDEAIEDEADSLTISVRAPLTFAGNVDAMLDVVGDHVRNGWQVVAVTDGPGPLNRLTELFQGADLPAARRADLDEEPQPGIIELTTSPHGTGFVLEEAKIALLTESDVLGKASPYTTRDMRKLPARRRRNAVDPLALKPGDYVVHEQHGIGQFVELIQRPIAGAMVKPGQPKPMKEYLVLEYASSKRGAPRDRLFVPTDQLDQVTNYVGGDAPTLSKMGGSDWAKTKSRARKAVKEIAADLIRLYSARMASRGHAFAPDTPWQRELEEAFPYVETPDQLTTINEVKADMEREIPMDRLISGDVGYGKTEVAVRAAFKAVQDGKQVAILVPTTLLAQQHSETFTERFSGFPVRVATLSRFQTPKESKAVESGITDGTIDVVIGTHRLLSSDITFKDLGLVIIDEEQRFGVEHKEKLKTLRTNVDVLAMSATPIPRTLEMSLTGIRETSTLATPPEERHPVLTFVGPHTEKQVAAAVRRELMREGQVFYVHNRVSSIDRVASDLQKLVPEARIAVAHGQMSEARLEQIIVDFWEKRFDVLVCTTIVETGLDISNANTLIVDRANNYGLSQLHQLRGRVGRGRERAYAYFLYPLEKPLGEVALERLKAVAAHNELGAGMQLAMKDLEIRGAGNLLGGEQSGHIAGVGFDLYLRLVGEAVADYRGEEQEEAPAEMKIELPVDAHLPHDYVPGERLRLEAYRNLAAAASDEAVDEVGAELRDRYGELPQPAENLLKIARLRIKARSVGLTEIMAMGPKIRFYPVDLAESREMRLNRMYPNSLIKVVQGTEQKQILVPKPKSAPVGGKDLVDDQILEWVEGFIDAILS, encoded by the coding sequence ATGAGCCTCATCGGGTTGCGAAAAGCCCTCGACAAGGAACCGACTTTCGCCAATGTTCTGGCTCAGGCGTCTCGAGCGTCCGCCGAGCGTTCCTCGGAGACCGTGATCGGTGCCGCGGAGGGGCTCCGCGCGCCGCTTGTGGCACAAATCACTGATGGGCTGGGCGTGGCGGCCGAACAGGGCCTGATCGGGGAAACGGATCAGCACGCACCTGTGGTCCTGGCGATCACCGCCACCGATCGTGAAGCCGAGGACCTCGAAGGGGTCTTGGGATCCTACCTCGATCAAGGCAGCGTGACACGTTTCCCGGCGTGGGAGACGTTGCCTCACGAAAGGCTGTCGCCGCGCTCGGACACGGTGGGACAGCGTTTGGCCGTGCTACGCAGGATCTCCGAAGTCCAGGACGAGGTGCGCGTGGTCATCGCACCCATCCGTTCCGTTCTTCAGCCTATTTCTGCAAGTTTGGAGTCCATGAAGCCCGTGCGCCTGGGGGTGGGCGAAGAACATGACTTCGAAGAGACAGTCGAGGCACTGGCCGCAGCGGCGTATTCGCGTGTGGACCTTGTGACCAAGCGCGGTGAATTCGCGGTTCGCGGAGGGATTCTGGATGTTTTCTCTCCCATCGAGGATCATCCGGTCCGCATCGACTTTTTCGGCGACGAGATCGACCAGATGAAGTGGTTCGCCATCGCCGACCAGCGCACGTTCACCCCCAAAGACGGGGAAGACCCGAAGGAGCTGATCGCCCCGCCGTGCCGAGAAATCCTGATCACCCCCAACGTCATGTCTCGGGCCGCGACATTGAAGAATACGCTGCCGGGCGCCGAGTCCATGTTGGAGAGAATCGCGGGCGGAATCTACGTGGAGGGTATGGAGTCCCTGGCGCCGCTCCTCGTGGACGAGATGACGACTCTGATCGCCTCCTTGCCGAAAGATTCGATGACAGTTCTTCTGGAGCCGGAAAAGGTTCGTGCGCGTGCCGCCGACCTCGTCGCCACGAATGAGGAATTCCTTCTCGCCGCATGGGAGCAGGCCTCCAACGGGCAACAGGCTCCCATTGACATCAATGAGACGGGCTTGGCCCAGGCCAGTTTCACGTCGGTCTCGGATGCACGAAGCGAAGCTCTGGACTTGGGGCACGGCTGGTGGTCCATCACGTCGTTGGGGGTAGACGAAGCCATCGAGGACGAGGCCGACAGCCTGACGATTTCGGTTCGGGCACCTTTGACCTTCGCGGGGAACGTGGATGCGATGCTCGATGTCGTAGGCGACCACGTGCGCAACGGGTGGCAGGTCGTGGCGGTTACGGACGGTCCAGGCCCGTTGAATCGGCTGACCGAATTGTTCCAGGGCGCCGATCTGCCTGCCGCTCGACGTGCGGACCTCGACGAGGAGCCGCAGCCGGGCATCATCGAACTCACGACCTCGCCTCACGGAACCGGATTCGTCCTCGAGGAAGCGAAGATTGCTCTCCTGACGGAATCCGACGTCCTCGGCAAGGCCAGCCCCTATACGACGCGTGACATGAGGAAACTCCCCGCTCGGCGCCGTCGCAACGCGGTGGACCCGCTCGCGCTCAAGCCCGGGGACTACGTTGTTCACGAGCAGCACGGTATTGGGCAGTTCGTCGAGCTGATTCAGCGGCCCATTGCTGGGGCCATGGTCAAGCCTGGCCAGCCGAAGCCGATGAAGGAGTACTTGGTTCTCGAGTACGCTTCGTCCAAGCGTGGGGCGCCGCGGGACCGGCTTTTCGTTCCGACGGATCAATTGGACCAGGTCACCAACTATGTCGGCGGTGATGCACCCACGCTGTCCAAGATGGGCGGCTCCGACTGGGCGAAGACAAAGTCCCGGGCCCGAAAAGCTGTCAAAGAGATCGCTGCCGACCTCATCCGCCTGTATTCGGCACGCATGGCTTCACGCGGCCACGCCTTTGCTCCGGATACCCCTTGGCAGCGGGAACTGGAAGAGGCCTTCCCGTACGTGGAGACCCCCGACCAGCTGACGACGATCAACGAGGTCAAGGCCGACATGGAGCGGGAAATCCCGATGGACCGGTTGATTTCGGGCGATGTCGGGTACGGCAAAACCGAGGTTGCCGTGCGGGCCGCATTCAAGGCCGTTCAGGACGGCAAACAGGTAGCAATCCTCGTGCCGACGACTCTGCTGGCTCAACAGCATTCCGAGACATTCACCGAACGCTTCAGTGGGTTCCCCGTCCGGGTCGCGACTCTTTCGCGCTTCCAGACCCCCAAAGAATCCAAGGCGGTCGAGTCCGGAATTACCGACGGAACCATAGACGTCGTCATCGGTACACACCGGCTGCTTTCTTCGGATATCACTTTCAAAGACCTCGGTCTGGTGATCATCGATGAAGAGCAGCGCTTCGGAGTCGAGCACAAGGAAAAACTGAAGACCTTGCGGACCAACGTTGACGTGTTGGCCATGTCCGCGACGCCGATTCCCCGAACGCTAGAGATGTCGCTGACCGGTATCCGAGAGACTTCAACGTTGGCAACGCCTCCCGAGGAAAGGCATCCAGTCCTTACTTTCGTGGGCCCGCATACCGAAAAGCAGGTCGCGGCGGCAGTGCGTCGTGAGCTGATGCGGGAGGGCCAGGTCTTCTACGTCCACAACAGGGTCTCCTCGATCGATCGGGTCGCTTCCGACCTGCAAAAACTTGTTCCGGAAGCCCGCATCGCCGTGGCTCACGGACAGATGAGCGAAGCCCGACTCGAACAGATCATCGTCGATTTCTGGGAGAAGCGATTCGACGTGCTGGTATGCACCACGATCGTTGAGACTGGTCTGGATATTTCCAACGCCAACACGCTGATTGTCGACCGGGCCAACAATTATGGACTTTCGCAACTTCATCAGCTCCGTGGGCGAGTTGGCCGAGGGCGCGAACGTGCTTATGCCTATTTCTTGTATCCTCTCGAGAAGCCGCTGGGTGAGGTCGCCCTGGAACGGCTCAAGGCCGTGGCGGCGCATAACGAGCTCGGTGCAGGTATGCAACTGGCTATGAAGGATCTGGAAATCCGTGGTGCCGGTAACCTTCTCGGCGGCGAGCAGTCCGGGCATATCGCGGGAGTGGGTTTTGACCTGTATCTGCGTTTGGTGGGCGAGGCCGTCGCCGATTACCGAGGCGAGGAGCAGGAGGAGGCTCCTGCCGAGATGAAGATCGAGCTCCCCGTGGATGCTCATCTCCCACACGATTACGTTCCGGGGGAGCGGCTCCGGTTGGAGGCATACCGCAACCTGGCAGCCGCGGCGAGTGACGAAGCCGTTGACGAGGTCGGAGCTGAACTGCGTGACCGATATGGTGAATTGCCGCAACCGGCCGAGAACCTCCTCAAGATTGCGCGACTGCGCATCAAGGCGAGGTCGGTGGGGCTCACCGAAATCATGGCCATGGGACCGAAGATTCGGTTCTACCCGGTGGATTTGGCCGAATCCCGTGAGATGCGCTTGAACCGCATGTACCCGAACTCGCTCATCAAGGTCGTGCAAGGTACCGAGCAGAAGCAAATACTGGTCCCTAAGCCGAAGTCCGCGCCTGTGGGCGGCAAAGACCTGGTCGACGACCAGATCCTTGAGTGGGTCGAAGGATTCATCGACGCGATTCTGAGCTAA